In Bdellovibrionales bacterium, the following proteins share a genomic window:
- a CDS encoding Hpt domain-containing protein: MTKFDDLMKNLRVEYLESLPSKLNELETSLRSRNLECLREDFHKLKGTGKTYGFPEISELGEMIERLLIEQPQNFDQIVPEAIEILKDIHKERLASRSFDLRSDGRFNEIRALSI; the protein is encoded by the coding sequence AAGAATCTCCGTGTTGAATATCTGGAAAGTCTTCCCTCCAAACTCAATGAATTGGAGACTTCCCTCCGAAGCCGAAATTTAGAATGCTTGCGAGAAGATTTTCACAAGCTCAAGGGAACAGGAAAAACCTACGGCTTCCCAGAAATCTCGGAGTTGGGCGAAATGATAGAGCGCCTGCTTATTGAACAACCTCAAAATTTTGATCAAATTGTGCCGGAGGCCATAGAAATTCTAAAAGATATTCACAAAGAACGTCTGGCTTCACGCAGCTTTGACCTGCGAAGCGATGGACGATTTAACGAAATTCGAGCCTTATCTATTTAA